The following are encoded together in the Bradyrhizobium genosp. L genome:
- a CDS encoding 6-hydroxynicotinate reductase, whose amino-acid sequence MADTMTVAAGDKIRCDACPVMCYIKPGAAGACDRYANHDGTLVRVDPHVVLERTVSHGGRLVPFQASGDWDGKLVHQPDIFVTAIGAGTTYPDYKPAPFIVSSEVDGVDMVTVVTEGIFSYCGVKVKIDTDRYLGPETAVVRADGEAVGHVTTSEYGSQMLSLGGVHHLTGGSKKEGRVTCDTLMDLSNCKAVELVIDGGATVVVQAGRAPIVNGAAEERMRVGCGSATIGMFAKQWHGKVDEVVVVDDHITGVLSEHQAGKLLDIADTGIKMKGRRSTPGRYFQVAEPGTGWGGTNISDPLSILGPFNAKEARAGLTMLMVSTTGEHASYYVLDEALRPVETEMPADLKFSVERIQENCEPALCTVLFMGGAGGSLRAGVTDNPVRLTRSVKDALTRVTSGGAPVYVWPGGGITFMVDVTQMPAGAFGYVPTPALVAPIEFTMRLSDYAALGGHMDYVRPLSSLRDSAEIRPMPYIPGRRA is encoded by the coding sequence ATGGCTGACACTATGACCGTCGCCGCCGGCGACAAGATCCGCTGCGATGCCTGCCCGGTGATGTGCTACATCAAGCCGGGCGCCGCGGGCGCCTGCGACCGCTATGCCAATCATGACGGCACGCTGGTGCGGGTCGATCCGCACGTCGTGCTGGAGCGCACGGTGTCGCATGGCGGCAGACTGGTGCCGTTCCAGGCGAGCGGCGATTGGGACGGCAAGCTCGTCCACCAGCCCGACATCTTCGTCACCGCGATCGGCGCGGGCACCACCTATCCGGACTACAAGCCGGCGCCCTTCATCGTGTCGTCGGAGGTCGACGGCGTCGACATGGTCACGGTGGTCACCGAGGGCATCTTCTCCTATTGCGGCGTCAAGGTGAAGATCGACACCGACCGCTATCTCGGCCCCGAAACGGCCGTGGTGCGCGCCGATGGTGAGGCGGTCGGCCACGTCACGACAAGCGAATACGGCTCGCAGATGCTCTCGCTCGGCGGCGTGCACCATCTGACGGGCGGCTCGAAGAAGGAGGGCCGCGTCACCTGCGACACGCTGATGGATCTCTCCAACTGCAAGGCCGTGGAGCTTGTCATCGACGGCGGCGCCACCGTGGTGGTGCAGGCGGGCAGGGCGCCGATCGTCAACGGCGCAGCGGAAGAGCGGATGCGGGTCGGCTGCGGCTCGGCGACCATCGGCATGTTCGCCAAGCAGTGGCACGGCAAGGTCGACGAGGTCGTGGTGGTCGACGATCACATCACCGGCGTGCTGAGTGAGCACCAGGCCGGCAAGCTGCTCGATATCGCCGACACCGGCATCAAGATGAAGGGCCGGCGCTCGACACCCGGCCGCTATTTCCAGGTCGCGGAGCCCGGCACGGGCTGGGGCGGTACCAACATCTCGGACCCGCTGTCGATCCTCGGCCCCTTCAACGCGAAGGAGGCGCGCGCCGGGCTGACCATGTTGATGGTCTCAACCACGGGCGAGCATGCCTCCTATTACGTGCTCGACGAGGCGCTGCGGCCGGTCGAGACCGAGATGCCGGCGGACCTGAAATTCTCGGTCGAGCGCATCCAGGAGAATTGCGAGCCGGCGCTGTGCACCGTGCTGTTCATGGGCGGCGCGGGCGGTTCGCTGCGCGCCGGCGTCACCGACAATCCGGTGCGGCTGACCCGCTCGGTGAAGGATGCGCTGACCCGGGTGACCTCTGGCGGCGCGCCGGTTTACGTCTGGCCTGGCGGCGGCATCACCTTCATGGTCGACGTGACGCAGATGCCGGCCGGCGCCTTCGGCTATGTGCCGACGCCGGCGCTGGTGGCGCCGATCGAGTTCACGATGCGGCTGTCGGACTACGCGGCGCTCGGCGGCCATATGGACTACGTCCGGCCGCTGTCCTCGCTGCGGGACAGCGCCGAGATCCGGCCGATGCCGTACATTCCCGGGCGGCGCGCATGA
- a CDS encoding amino acid synthesis family protein gives MSAVIRKIVTVVEETHLEMGKTIAPPTRRAAAIAVIENPFAGRYVEDLSPLIAIGEELGELLSRRAVAALGIDGARAQSYGKAAVVGENGELEHAAAILHPKMGAPVRKVLSKGAALIPSSKKRSGPGTTLDIPLGHKDAAFVRSHFDGMEVQINDAPRANEIMVAVAVTDSGRPLPRVGGLTVSEVKGEDGLR, from the coding sequence ATGAGCGCCGTCATTCGCAAGATCGTCACCGTGGTCGAGGAAACCCATCTGGAGATGGGCAAGACCATCGCGCCGCCGACCCGGCGCGCCGCCGCGATCGCCGTGATCGAAAATCCCTTCGCCGGACGCTATGTCGAGGACCTCTCGCCGCTGATCGCGATCGGCGAGGAACTCGGCGAGTTGCTCTCCAGGCGGGCAGTCGCCGCGCTCGGCATCGACGGCGCCAGGGCGCAGAGCTACGGCAAGGCCGCCGTCGTTGGCGAAAATGGCGAGCTGGAGCACGCGGCCGCGATCTTGCATCCGAAGATGGGCGCGCCGGTGCGCAAAGTGCTGAGCAAGGGCGCGGCGCTGATCCCGTCGTCGAAGAAGCGCTCGGGTCCCGGCACCACGCTGGACATTCCGCTCGGCCACAAGGACGCGGCTTTCGTGCGCAGCCATTTCGACGGCATGGAGGTGCAGATCAACGACGCGCCGCGCGCCAACGAAATCATGGTCGCGGTCGCGGTTACCGACAGCGGCCGGCCGTTGCCGCGGGTCGGTGGGCTGACGGTATCTGAGGTCAAGGGCGAAGACGGATTGCGATAA
- a CDS encoding UPF0280 family protein, which produces MSRLPQIALLPDGKRLHLQDGPIDLVIEATGRDADVRAAYEAAAQRFTGLLDDLCAELPLLRSTADPRHCALKGAVARRMHAAVAPFAGDCFITPMAAVAGSVAEEILGAMLKAAMLDRAYVNNGGDIALYLAAGEQFSVGLMDRPDRHGVMRTITVDANMPVRGIATSGRHGRSFSLGIADAVTVLARTASQADAAATVIANAVDLPGHPGIVRLPANELQPDSDLGARLVTRDVGPLAEHEIEQALETGAARARMLLTSGLIEGAALRLLGETRLVGATGHEAPASHAFQTTRLEKHAAGMTGSEAR; this is translated from the coding sequence ATGAGCCGGCTGCCGCAAATCGCGCTTCTTCCTGATGGCAAGCGGCTGCATTTGCAGGACGGTCCGATTGATCTGGTCATTGAAGCCACGGGCAGGGACGCAGATGTTCGTGCCGCCTACGAGGCCGCGGCGCAGCGCTTCACCGGCTTGCTCGATGATCTCTGTGCGGAGCTGCCGCTGTTGCGCAGCACGGCCGATCCACGGCACTGCGCGCTGAAGGGCGCGGTCGCGCGGCGCATGCATGCCGCGGTCGCGCCGTTTGCGGGCGATTGCTTCATCACGCCGATGGCCGCCGTCGCAGGTTCGGTGGCCGAGGAAATCCTGGGCGCGATGCTCAAGGCGGCAATGCTCGACCGCGCCTATGTCAACAATGGCGGCGACATCGCGCTGTATCTCGCCGCCGGCGAACAGTTCAGCGTCGGCCTGATGGACCGGCCGGACCGTCATGGCGTGATGCGCACCATAACCGTCGATGCCAACATGCCGGTGCGCGGCATCGCCACCAGCGGCCGCCACGGCCGCAGTTTTTCGCTCGGCATTGCCGATGCCGTCACCGTGCTGGCGCGCACCGCGTCGCAGGCCGATGCCGCCGCGACCGTCATCGCCAATGCCGTCGATCTGCCCGGCCATCCCGGCATCGTCCGGCTTCCGGCCAATGAATTGCAGCCGGACAGCGATCTCGGGGCGCGCCTGGTCACCCGCGATGTCGGTCCCCTGGCAGAACACGAGATCGAACAGGCGCTCGAGACCGGGGCGGCGCGGGCGCGCATGCTCCTGACGTCGGGATTGATCGAGGGCGCGGCATTGCGTCTACTGGGCGAAACGCGGTTGGTCGGTGCAACTGGGCACGAGGCGCCGGCATCGCACGCGTTTCAAACAACAAGACTAGAAAAGCATGCCGCAGGCATGACCGGGAGCGAGGCCAGATGA
- a CDS encoding ABC transporter substrate-binding protein — translation MRGYFVGVGLAIAVAGMAGSAMTRQALAQSGEIKIGEINSYSLLPAFTEPYRKGWQLAVEEINAAGGINGKKLVVVSKDDGGKPADAQTAANELVSSENVAMLTGTFLSNIGLAVSDFANQKKVFFLAAEPLTDAITWSKGNRYTFRLRPSNYMQAAMLVEEAAKLPAKRWATIAPNYEYGQSAVAVFKKLMSEKRPDIQWVDEQWPPQGKIDAGPVVQAVAAANPEAILNVEFGADLVKLVREGNTRGLFKDRKVVSFLTGEPEYLDPLKDETPEGWIVTGYPWYSIKTPEHETFLKAYQAKYNDYPRLGSIVGYETIKSAAAILAKANSTDPEKLIAAAEGISVPSPFGEITFRKIDHQSTLGAFVGKTALKDGKGIMVDTSYRKGSDYLPGDAEVEKMRPKD, via the coding sequence ATGCGTGGTTATTTCGTAGGGGTGGGATTGGCGATTGCGGTCGCGGGCATGGCCGGCAGCGCCATGACAAGACAGGCCTTGGCACAGAGCGGTGAGATCAAGATCGGCGAGATCAACTCTTATTCGCTGCTGCCGGCATTCACCGAGCCCTACCGCAAGGGCTGGCAGCTCGCGGTGGAGGAGATCAATGCGGCCGGCGGCATCAACGGCAAGAAGCTCGTCGTCGTCTCCAAGGATGACGGCGGCAAGCCGGCGGACGCGCAGACCGCGGCGAACGAACTGGTCTCGAGCGAGAACGTCGCGATGCTCACGGGCACGTTCCTGTCCAACATCGGCCTCGCCGTCAGCGACTTCGCCAACCAGAAGAAGGTGTTCTTCCTCGCCGCCGAGCCTTTGACCGACGCCATCACCTGGTCGAAGGGTAACCGCTACACCTTCCGCCTGCGTCCCTCCAACTACATGCAGGCCGCGATGCTGGTGGAGGAGGCCGCAAAGCTTCCCGCAAAGCGCTGGGCGACGATCGCGCCGAACTATGAATACGGCCAGTCGGCGGTCGCGGTGTTCAAGAAGTTGATGTCGGAGAAGCGGCCCGACATCCAGTGGGTCGACGAGCAGTGGCCGCCGCAGGGCAAGATCGATGCGGGCCCGGTGGTGCAGGCGGTTGCCGCGGCCAACCCGGAAGCCATCCTGAACGTCGAGTTCGGCGCCGACCTGGTCAAACTCGTGCGCGAAGGCAACACGCGTGGTCTGTTCAAGGACCGCAAGGTGGTGAGCTTCCTCACGGGTGAGCCGGAATACCTCGATCCGCTGAAGGACGAGACGCCGGAGGGCTGGATCGTCACCGGCTATCCCTGGTACTCGATCAAGACGCCCGAGCACGAGACGTTCCTGAAGGCCTATCAAGCCAAGTACAACGACTATCCGCGGCTCGGCTCGATCGTCGGCTACGAGACCATCAAGTCGGCGGCCGCGATCCTCGCCAAGGCCAATTCGACCGATCCGGAAAAACTGATTGCGGCCGCCGAAGGCATTTCGGTGCCGTCGCCGTTCGGCGAGATCACCTTCCGCAAGATCGATCACCAGTCGACGCTGGGGGCCTTCGTCGGCAAGACCGCGCTGAAGGACGGCAAGGGCATCATGGTCGACACGTCCTATCGCAAGGGTTCGGACTATCTGCCCGGCGACGCCGAAGTCGAGAAGATGCGGCCGAAGGACTAA